One genomic region from Reichenbachiella ulvae encodes:
- a CDS encoding SDR family NAD(P)-dependent oxidoreductase, protein MQSLQNKWVLITGASSGLGLEMARHLAARHQANLILVARRTDRLEKLKEEITANQSVEVDLLTADLSDSQSFDAVTELCLSKPEFYGAILNAGMTYLGKHTGLEEDQIQRIINLNVISTTQLASRLIKHFEETGKAGRIMVISSLAAHYPTPYQALYSGTKGFITNLINSIALEIQNPQLKLSVFSPGGIATEMTADEGFKDLQNWLMPVETATKEAIKCFIKGKHNYIPGLPNRISFAVMKILPLKLISAILGKQYKKSLGL, encoded by the coding sequence ATGCAATCACTACAAAACAAATGGGTACTAATCACCGGAGCTTCCTCAGGCTTGGGACTGGAGATGGCCAGGCACCTGGCTGCTCGTCATCAGGCCAACCTGATACTGGTAGCTCGTAGAACGGATCGATTAGAAAAGCTCAAAGAGGAAATCACCGCCAACCAGAGTGTAGAAGTGGATCTACTGACTGCAGATCTATCTGACAGCCAATCTTTCGATGCAGTGACAGAACTTTGTTTGAGCAAGCCTGAGTTTTATGGAGCGATACTGAATGCTGGCATGACCTATCTGGGCAAACACACTGGACTGGAGGAAGATCAAATTCAGCGCATCATCAATCTCAATGTAATCAGCACCACACAGCTGGCCAGCCGTCTGATCAAACACTTTGAGGAAACAGGAAAAGCGGGTCGAATCATGGTCATCTCTAGCTTGGCTGCCCACTACCCTACCCCTTATCAAGCGCTGTATTCCGGCACTAAAGGTTTCATTACCAATCTGATCAACAGCATCGCCTTGGAGATTCAAAACCCTCAATTGAAACTGAGCGTTTTCAGCCCTGGAGGCATTGCGACAGAAATGACCGCCGATGAAGGATTCAAAGACTTACAAAATTGGCTTATGCCGGTAGAGACTGCTACTAAAGAAGCCATCAAATGCTTCATCAAAGGCAAGCACAATTACATCCCCGGATTACCCAATAGAATCAGTTTCGCAGTGATGAAAATCTTGCCGCTCAAACTGATCTCTGCCATTTTGGGAAAGCAGTACAAGAAATCCCTGGGGCTGTAA